The genomic DNA GGTCCTCGCAGCACGCGCGCACGTCCGCCAGCGCGGTGTCCAGGTCGACCTCGTACTGTTCGACGATCGCCCGGGCCGCGTCCTCGGCCGTGCAGCCGGCGGCCGCGCACTCCCAGATGAGGGCCGCCGTCTCGTTGAGTTCGTGCAGCCGCTGGTCGTCGGGCGTCACGACGAACACGACCTCGTCCATCCGTCGCCCGGCGACGCGCGGGTTCTGGCGGTATCGCAGCCCGGCTGACACGGGGCCGAACGTTAGCACGGCGCGCAATCGTTTGACACCGCGGCGACGGCGCGAGTAGCGTGCGGGCGGTCATGCCGGAAGCGCCCACGCCCCCGTCCTGTCCCGCCCCGGCCGAGCGGGTCGCCGTCCTCGGCCTCGGCTATGTCGGCCTGCCGGTCGCGCTCGCGTTCGGCCGCGCCTACCACGTGGTCGGCTTCGACATCGACGCCCGCAAGGTCGCGCTGCTGCGCGAGGGCGTCGACCCGGCCGGCCAGGCGACGGCCGACGAGCTGCGCGAAACGCGGGTCGCGTTCACCAGCGACGAGCGCGACCTGCGCGACATCGACGCGTTCGTCGTCGCGGTGCCGACGCCGATCGACACCACCCGGCGACCCGACCTGTCCGCGCTGCGCGGCGCCACCGAGATCGTCGGCCGCGCGCTGAAGCCGGGCGCGGTCGTCGTCTACGAGTCCACGGTCTACCCGGGCGTGACCGAGGAGGTGTGCGCCCCGCTGCTCGAGCAGGTCTCCGGCCTGCGCGCCGGCGTCGACTTCCACCTCGCCTACTCGCCCGAGCGGATCAACCCCGGGGACGCCGAACACACCTTCGAGCGCATCCAGAAGGTCGTCGCCGGCGACGACGCCGCCACGGTCGACCGCGTCGCGGCGCTGTACGGCCGCGTCGTCACCGCGGGCGTCTTCCGCGCGGCGTCGATCAAGGTGGCCGAGGCCGCCAAGGTGCTCGAGAACACGCAGCGCGACCTCAACATCGCCCTGATGAACGAGTTCGCGATCATCTGCGACCGGCTCGGCATCCGCACGCGGGACGTGCTCGATGCAGCGGCAACCAAGTGGAACTTCCTGCGGTTTTCGCCCGGGCTGGTCGGCGGCCACTGCATCGGCGTCGATCCCTACTACCTCACGACGAAGGCCGAGGAGCTCGGCTACCATCCCGAGGTGATCCTGGCGGGGCGGCGCATCAACGACAACATGGGCGTGTACGTCGCCGGCCGGCTCATCAAGCTGCTCGCGCGCGCGGGCGCGGCGATCAAGGGCGCGCGCATCGGCGTGCTCGGGCTGGCGTTCAAGGAGAACGTCGGCGACGTGCGCAACAGCCGCGTGCCGGACATCTGTGCGGAACTCGCGCAGTTCGGCGCCGAGGTGCTCGTGCACGACCCGCTCGCCGACCGCGACGAGGCCCGGCGCCACTACGGCATCGCGCTGTGCGAGTGGGACGCGCTGCGCGACCTCGACGCCGTGGTGCTGGCCGTGCCGCACGCGGCGTACCTCGACGGCGGCGCCGCCGAAGCCCTCGCGCGCCTGCGCCCGGGCGGCGTCGTCGTCGACGTCAAGTCCGCGCTCGACCCGGCCGCCGTGCCGGCGGGCGCGACCTACTGGAGCTTGTGACCGCGCGCGTCCCCGACGAGAGGCCCTTGCCATGACGACCGCCCCCACCCCCGCCGACGCCCGCATCCGTGACGCGCTCGCCGCCCACCCGCGGCGCTGGCTGGTCACCGGCGCCGCCGGCTTCATCGGCTCGCACCTGGCCGAGCGGCTGCTCGCGCTCGGGCAGCACGTCGTCGGCACCGACAACTTCGCCACCGGCCACCGCGACAACGTCGACGCCGTGCGCGAGGCGGCCGGCGCCGCCGCCGACCGCTACGACTTCCGCGAGGCCGACGTGCGCGACCCGGACGCCTGCCGCGCGATGTGCGACGGCGTCGACATCGTGCTGCACCAGGCGGCGCTCGGCTCCGTGCCGCGCTCGGTCGAGGATCCCGTGGCCACCCACGAGGCGAACGTCGACGGCTTCTTGCACCTGCTCATCGCCGCCCGCGACGCCGGCGTCGAGCGGTTCGTCTACGCCTCGTCGAGCGCCGTGTACGGCGACGAGCCCGCGCTGCCGAAGGTCGAGGACCGCATCGGCGCGCCGCTTTCTCCGTACGCCGCGACCAAGCGGTTCGACGAGCTGTACGCTGCGGTGTTCCAGTCGCTGTACGGCATCGAGTGCATCGGGCTGCGCTACTTCAACGTGTTCGGGCCGCGCCAGGATCCCAACGGGCCCTACGCCGCCGTCATCCCGCGGTGGATCGCCCGGCTCGCGGCCGGCCAGCCGTGCGAGGTCTACGGCGACGGCAGCCAGACGCGCGACTTTTGCCACGTCGACAACGCGGTGCAGGCCAACCTGCTGGCGGCGCTCGCGCCCGCGGACGCCACCGGCCGCGTGTACAACGTCGCCTGCGGCGAGCGCACGTCGCTGCTCGAGCTGTTCGCCGCCCTCCGCGACGCCGTCGCCGAGGTCCGCGCCGACGTTCGGGCGGCGGAACCCGTGTTCGCCGACCCGCGGCCCGGCGACATCCCCCACTCGCTGGCCGACATCTCGCTCGCGCGCGAGCGGCTCGGCTACGAGCCGGCCGTCCGCGTCCGCG from Deltaproteobacteria bacterium includes the following:
- a CDS encoding PqqD family protein, yielding MDEVVFVVTPDDQRLHELNETAALIWECAAAGCTAEDAARAIVEQYEVDLDTALADVRACCEDLVNRKILVAEPA
- a CDS encoding nucleotide sugar dehydrogenase yields the protein MPEAPTPPSCPAPAERVAVLGLGYVGLPVALAFGRAYHVVGFDIDARKVALLREGVDPAGQATADELRETRVAFTSDERDLRDIDAFVVAVPTPIDTTRRPDLSALRGATEIVGRALKPGAVVVYESTVYPGVTEEVCAPLLEQVSGLRAGVDFHLAYSPERINPGDAEHTFERIQKVVAGDDAATVDRVAALYGRVVTAGVFRAASIKVAEAAKVLENTQRDLNIALMNEFAIICDRLGIRTRDVLDAAATKWNFLRFSPGLVGGHCIGVDPYYLTTKAEELGYHPEVILAGRRINDNMGVYVAGRLIKLLARAGAAIKGARIGVLGLAFKENVGDVRNSRVPDICAELAQFGAEVLVHDPLADRDEARRHYGIALCEWDALRDLDAVVLAVPHAAYLDGGAAEALARLRPGGVVVDVKSALDPAAVPAGATYWSL
- a CDS encoding SDR family oxidoreductase; the encoded protein is MTTAPTPADARIRDALAAHPRRWLVTGAAGFIGSHLAERLLALGQHVVGTDNFATGHRDNVDAVREAAGAAADRYDFREADVRDPDACRAMCDGVDIVLHQAALGSVPRSVEDPVATHEANVDGFLHLLIAARDAGVERFVYASSSAVYGDEPALPKVEDRIGAPLSPYAATKRFDELYAAVFQSLYGIECIGLRYFNVFGPRQDPNGPYAAVIPRWIARLAAGQPCEVYGDGSQTRDFCHVDNAVQANLLAALAPADATGRVYNVACGERTSLLELFAALRDAVAEVRADVRAAEPVFADPRPGDIPHSLADISLARERLGYEPAVRVRDGLAATARWFLRHRPAAR